ATCCGCTGGCAGAAGCTCCGCCGGAAGAGAAGTTGATGTTTGCGCCTAAGAAATCGATTTCTTCGTTAAAAGCGTCTTTAGATATTTTTCGGGTCCCTTTACCAATCATGCTGCTGGTTAAATCGGCTACACCTTTTTTGTCACCTTCCGCATACGGAGGGTTGTCCAGTGTTAAGGAATAAGTAACTCTCGGTAGTTTATGGTTTTCTACTACCATTACTTTTAAACCATTCTTTAAAGTGAAGGTTTCCGGTTTTTTAACATTGATTGTTGGAGCCGGTCCCGGTTTTGGTTGAGGTCTGTCTTGTGCTTGCATAGTAATCGTTAAAAACAAGCTCGCTGCTATATATATTATTTTCTTCATGATTATTGGCTGCTTAGTTTTGTGCTTTATCTTTTGCTGGAACATAATCTAAAATCAAACGTTGGTTTGGATTTAAATACTTTTTAGCAACATCTCTGATTTCTTCACGGGTGATGGAACGGTAAATGTCGATTTCAGTATTTACTAAGTTTACATCGCCATAAAGTAAGTAGAAAGAAGCCAGGTTCTCTGCAACACCTTCTAAGTTTGAATTGCTGTTTACGTATTGGTTTTCAAACTTGTTTTGTAATTTCTGAAAATCTTTTTCAGAAATCAATTCCGTTTGAAGCTTAACGATTTCCTCGTCCATACCTTTAATTAATTCAGCAGGAGTTGTCGGGCTTTGTGGTAATCCGTAGATAAAATACACACCATAATCTTCCTGGCTGTAGTTGAAAGCACCAATTTGAAGCGCCATTTTCTTATCGTCAACTAACTTTTTGTATAATCTTGAACTTTTTCCGTCAGAAAGAATAGAAGAAATCATGTCCAGTACTCTGGCGTCATGTGTTTTCATAGATGGTGTTCTGTAAGCCGTAACAGCCATTGGGATCTGGATGTTCGGATCCTGGTATGTTGCGTGGATTGTTTGTGTTATCGGAGTCTCTTCAATTTTCTGACGCGTGATAGGCGTGCCTTTTTGAATTGGTCCGAAATAGTTCTGGATCCATTGTTTTGCCTGAGCGCTATCGAAATCTCCGGCTACAACCAGAACCGCATTGTTAGGAATGTAGAACTTTTTGTTGAAAGCCTGGAATTCCTGAAGTGTTGCAGCATCTAAATGCTCCATAGAACCGATAGGTGCCCAACGGTAAGGGTGTTTTGTAAAGATGTTTTTCTTAACCTCAGTGAATAAGTTTCCGTAAGGCTGGTTGTCAACACGCAATCTTTTTTCTTCTTTAACAACTTCGTTCTGAGTGTCAACACCAATTTGATTGATTACCGGATGCATTAGTCTTTCCGATTCCATCCATAAGGCTAACTCCAGGTTGTTAGAAGGGAAAACCTCGTAGTAATACGTTCTGTCGTCAGAAGTATTGGCATTATTGTTACCGCCATTAGCCGTTACAATTTTAAACCATTCTCCTCTTGCGATATTTTTAGTACCTTCAAATAAAAGGTGTTCAAAAAAGTGTGCAAAACCAGTTCTGTCCGGGTTTTCGTCTTTTGCACCAACGTGATACATTACCGAAGTAACCACTACCGGAGCGGAAGGGTCTTTGTGTAAAATCACATGCAGTCCGTTGTCTAAATTGTATTCTTCAAACGCTACTTTCTGCGCCGAAGCTACGCCGCCAAGCATCAGAAGGGAACTCAAAGCCATCAAAGATTTTTTCATAAAAATTAATAATTTATTTTGGATATTCGTATAGGTGTGCAATTTCGGCAAATTGTTACATTTAAAAGTGATGATTTCCCGTAATTTTGAGAATTAAGTTACTTTCCTGTTGCGGGATTGTGAAATTTGTGCATATAGGGTTGTATCATAAAGAATTAGTTGTATATTTGCACTCTTAAAAAATTAATTAAACATTATTGTTATGTACGCAATCGTAGAGATAGCAGGGCAACAATTCAAAGTAAGCAAAGACCAAAAGGTTTATGTTCACCGTTTAGCATCTGAAGAAGGAGCAAAAGTTACTTTTGACAAAGTTCTTTTATTGGATGACAAAGGGAATGTAACTTTAGGCGCCCCAGCTGTAGAAGGTGCTTCAGTAGAAGCTAAAGTGTTACAACACTTAAAAGGTGATAAAGTAATCGTTTTCAAAAAGAAAAGAAGAAAAGGTTACAAAAAGAAAAACGGTCACAGACAATCTTTAACTCAAATTGTAATCGAGGGAATCGTTGCAGGTGGAGCTCCAAAGAAAAAAGCGACTAAAAAAGCGGAAGCTACAGAAGAATAATTAACATTAAAAACTAATACGTCATGGCTCACAAGAAAGGTGTCGGTAGTTCCAAGAATGGTAGAGAATCAGAATCGAAACGTTTAGGTGTTAAGATTTTTGGTGGTCAAGCTGCAATTGCTGGAAACATTATCGTAAGACAAAGAGGTTCTAAGCACAATCCAGGTGAAAACGTTTACATGGGTAAAGATCATACTTTACATGCAAAAGTTGATGGAGTTGTGAAATTTCAGAAAAAAGGAGATAACAAATCTTTCGTTTCTGTAATTCCATTCGAAGCATAAGAATTTATATCTTACAAGAGAAAATATTAAAAAGCCCGTTTCTAAGAAACGGGCTTTTTTTATGCGGAATATTGAGAAACAGGTAAATAAAAACCCCTTACAAGCTGTAAGGGGTTTTGTTTATTATAACGATACGGCTTAGTATCTGTAGTATTCCGGTTTGAATGGACCTTGTACCTCAACACCAATATAAGCTGCCTGCTCTGTATTTAATGTTTCTAACTCAACACCTAATTTTGCAAGGTGTAAAGCGGCTACTTTTTCATCCAGGTGTTTTGGTAACATATAAACCTGGTTTTCATATTTATCGCTGTGGTTCCATAACTCAATTTGTGCCAACGTCTGGTTGGTGAAAGAGTTACTCATCACGAAACTTGGGTGACCTGTAGCACAGCCTAAGTTTACTAAACGACCTTCGGCAAGGATAATGATATCCACTCCGTTAATGGTGTATTTGTCAACCTGAGGTTTGATTTCGATTTTAGAAGCACCGTGGTTTTTGTTTAACCATGCCATGTCGATTTCATTGTCAAAGTGACCAATGTTACAAACGATAGTTTTATCTTTCATTTGCTCGAAATGTCTTCCCACAACGATATCTTTATTTCCTGTAGTCGTGATGATGATATCAGCATTTCCTACTACAGTGTCTAATTTTTTAACTTCATACCCGTCCATAGCAGCTTGTAAAGCACAGATCGGGTCAATTTCCGTTACGGTAACAATAGAACCTGCTCCACGGAAAGAAGCGGCAGTTCCTTTTCCAACATCACCATATCCGCAAACAACAACTCTTTTTCCGGCTAACATTAAGTCTGTTGCACGACGAATCGCATCTACAGCACTTTCTTTACATCCGTATTTGTTGTCAAATTTAGATTTTGTAACAGAATCGTTTACGTTAATAGCCGGCATTGGTAACGTTCCGTTTTTAACTCTTTCGTATAAACGGTGAACTCCGGTTGTAGTCTCTTCCGATAAACCTTTGATTCCAGGGATTAATTCCGGGTAACGGTCAATAACCATATTCGTTAAATCACCACCGTCATCTAAAATCATGTTTAAAGGCTGTCTGTCTTCTCCGAAGAATA
This region of Flavobacterium inviolabile genomic DNA includes:
- the ahcY gene encoding adenosylhomocysteinase; translated protein: MSTKTLPFVAYKVKDISLAAWGRKEIELAEAEMPGLMALRAEYKEEQPLKGARIAGCLHMTIQTAVLIETLIALGAEVTWSSCNIFSTQDQAAAAIAAAGIQVYAWKGLNEEDFDWCIEQTLFFGEDRQPLNMILDDGGDLTNMVIDRYPELIPGIKGLSEETTTGVHRLYERVKNGTLPMPAINVNDSVTKSKFDNKYGCKESAVDAIRRATDLMLAGKRVVVCGYGDVGKGTAASFRGAGSIVTVTEIDPICALQAAMDGYEVKKLDTVVGNADIIITTTGNKDIVVGRHFEQMKDKTIVCNIGHFDNEIDMAWLNKNHGASKIEIKPQVDKYTINGVDIIILAEGRLVNLGCATGHPSFVMSNSFTNQTLAQIELWNHSDKYENQVYMLPKHLDEKVAALHLAKLGVELETLNTEQAAYIGVEVQGPFKPEYYRY
- a CDS encoding M16 family metallopeptidase; protein product: MKKSLMALSSLLMLGGVASAQKVAFEEYNLDNGLHVILHKDPSAPVVVTSVMYHVGAKDENPDRTGFAHFFEHLLFEGTKNIARGEWFKIVTANGGNNNANTSDDRTYYYEVFPSNNLELALWMESERLMHPVINQIGVDTQNEVVKEEKRLRVDNQPYGNLFTEVKKNIFTKHPYRWAPIGSMEHLDAATLQEFQAFNKKFYIPNNAVLVVAGDFDSAQAKQWIQNYFGPIQKGTPITRQKIEETPITQTIHATYQDPNIQIPMAVTAYRTPSMKTHDARVLDMISSILSDGKSSRLYKKLVDDKKMALQIGAFNYSQEDYGVYFIYGLPQSPTTPAELIKGMDEEIVKLQTELISEKDFQKLQNKFENQYVNSNSNLEGVAENLASFYLLYGDVNLVNTEIDIYRSITREEIRDVAKKYLNPNQRLILDYVPAKDKAQN
- the rplU gene encoding 50S ribosomal protein L21: MYAIVEIAGQQFKVSKDQKVYVHRLASEEGAKVTFDKVLLLDDKGNVTLGAPAVEGASVEAKVLQHLKGDKVIVFKKKRRKGYKKKNGHRQSLTQIVIEGIVAGGAPKKKATKKAEATEE
- the rpmA gene encoding 50S ribosomal protein L27; the encoded protein is MAHKKGVGSSKNGRESESKRLGVKIFGGQAAIAGNIIVRQRGSKHNPGENVYMGKDHTLHAKVDGVVKFQKKGDNKSFVSVIPFEA